One window of Candidatus Cloacimonadaceae bacterium genomic DNA carries:
- a CDS encoding HNH endonuclease signature motif containing protein, whose translation MKANGASFSEREIRDVWEKARYQSGFGTTEKRADVLGSIIQFDSYGDTSSLCGWEIDHIIPVQKGGTDLPGNLQPLHWKNNRRKGNAYPWICS comes from the coding sequence ATGAAAGCGAACGGTGCGAGTTTCTCTGAGCGCGAAATCCGGGACGTGTGGGAAAAAGCGAGATATCAATCCGGTTTCGGTACCACCGAAAAGAGAGCCGATGTTTTAGGTTCCATAATCCAATTTGACAGTTATGGAGACACTTCATCGCTCTGTGGCTGGGAGATTGATCACATCATCCCGGTACAAAAAGGCGGAACAGATTTGCCCGGCAACCTGCAGCCCCTTCATTGGAAAAATAACCGTCGCAAGGGTAATGCCTATCCGTGGATCTGCTCATAG